The Chroicocephalus ridibundus chromosome 3, bChrRid1.1, whole genome shotgun sequence genome has a segment encoding these proteins:
- the ERMARD gene encoding LOW QUALITY PROTEIN: endoplasmic reticulum membrane-associated RNA degradation protein (The sequence of the model RefSeq protein was modified relative to this genomic sequence to represent the inferred CDS: substituted 1 base at 1 genomic stop codon): protein MALSDSVTTCLSPPVHYVICKLGFEKTDTYDINNIVSENGEVCWQAVTEHVCYLKSDQSVDYIESIRSLGPVCESVNLHFKSLTKEQFVIQYALWFRWTNCSELFLEVFDVLQYTQTTEVALGLMKLTSCLERALGDVYLLIGKDCPFLLRDLLASEQLAVVFGQAVMNVLRVFIGSPYGLNLRNVLWHGFASPQEIPAKYCAMLLFLTAGLGQLLQTYLLQTKCILVHXPYVIFVSLEELDVFPDLNHEMLSIAEELVKLSSFVLKTMLPFWMDALTAFKQSRYADCVILLLPQLEVGLRLLFTTTNKCPNRLLTAEPSTLYTTFDEMLAKHLDNEEVNQLPAVLEEPTMEFLWDFLNHQEGPRIRDRLSHGEINLEAFPRKVANQIVALAITLLCRFSDEDMFAFKEHMVIKPLMNCASCYRSRFHPISRLKKQVLECMKSIHLWPELPTVPEEHVETTKGLEGNTEASTLILMMSEILSRLQRYMPQNCYSSDDPINSVLTERLLIALCDTYICTLYSPRPVLEIVVVLRKISTQCHQVSEQVIASTELRYKQWMNKTLRSRQRHNYLRMLNSIKFLSPVLRLILVLITLELVNIHLVCKKNPFDYQQYLKFLKSVLQYTENLVTYTSSEKNKWDETMELTNKALIKIREICDRKLMLMQLAT from the exons ATGGCGCTGTCAGATTCAGTCACTACTTGTCTTTCTCCACCTGTGCATTATGTGATTTGCAAACTTGGATTTGAGAAGACAGACACCTATGATATTAATAATATTGTATCTGAAAATGGTGAAGTATGTTGGCAAGCTGTTACGGAGCATGTGTGTTACCTTAAATCAG ATCAAAGTGTGGATTATATTGAAAGCATACGATCATTAGGACCGGTATGTGAATCTGTTAATTTGCACTTCAAATCTCTGACCAAGGAGCAATTTGTAATTCAGTATGCATTATGGTTCCGCTGGACAAACTGCTCAGAG TTATTTCTTGAAGTATTTGATGTTCTACAATATACGCAAACTACAGAAGTTGCTCTTGGCTTAATGAAACTAACATCATGCTTGGAGCGAGCCTTGGGTGAT GTCTATTTACTGATTGGTAAAGATTGCCCTTTCCTTCTGAGAGACTTGCTTGCTTCTGAGCAGCTTGCAGTTGTCTTTGGACAAGCTGTA ATGAATGTACTGAGAGTATTCATTGGATCTCCATATGGTCTGAATCTTCGTAATGTTTTGTGGCATGGTTTTGCATCCCCACAAGAAATTCCTGCAAA ATATTGTgctatgctgctttttttaactGCAGGATTGGGTCAGTTGTTACAGACGTATCTTCTGCAAACTAAATGCATTTTAGTACATTGACCTTACGTGATCTTTGTTAGCTTAGAGGAGCTTGATGTATTTCCAG ATCTCAATCATGAAATGCTTTCCATAGCTGAAGAGCTAGTAAAACTGTCcagttttgtattaaaaacaatgtTACCATTTTGGATGGATGCTTTAACAGCTTTCAAGCAAAGCAG gTATGCTGACTGTGTGATTCTCTTACTTCCTCAGCTGGAAGTTGGACTTAGATTGCTCTTCACTACAACTAATAAGTGTCCAAACCGTTTGCTAACAGCTGAG CCTTCTACTCTCTACACCACTTTTGATGAg ATGCTAGCAAAGCATTTGGATAATGAAGAAGTCAACCAGCTTCCTGCAGTTCTTGAGGAACCTACCATG GAATTTCTTTGGGATTTCTTGAATCACCAGGAGGGTCCACGTATAAGAGATCGTTTAAGCCATGGAGAGATCAATCTAGAAGCATTTCCCAGAAAAGTAGCTAATCAGATAGTTGCACTTGCAATTACTCTCCTCTGCAGATTCTCAGATGAGGACATGTTTGCTTTTAAG GAACACATGGTCATAAAACCACTGATGAACTGTGCAAGTTGCTACCGTTCTCGATTTCATCCAATTTCCCGACTCAAGAAACAG GTGCTGGAATGTATGAAGAGCATTCACTTATGGCCTGAATTGCCAACAGTGCCTGAGGAACACGTTGAAACAACTAAAGG gttggAAGGAAACACTGAAGCTAGTACTTTAATTTTGATGATGTCTGAAATTTTATCTCGGCTACAGCGATATATGCCCCAGAATTGCTATAGTTCAGATGATCCCATCAATAGTGTCCTAACAGAGAG GCTGCTGATTGCACTATGTGATACTTATATTTGCACACTTTATTCGCCGCGACCTGTTCTGGAAATAGTGGTGGTACTCCGTAAAATAAGCACACAGTGCCATCAAGTGTCTGAACAAGTTATTGCCAGCACTGAGTTGAGATACAAACAGTGGATGAACAAGACTCTACGTTCTCGCCAGAGGCATAACTATCTACGCATGTTGAACAG CATTAAATTTTTGTCTCCGGTGCTGCGACTCATCTTAGTGTTGATTACTCTGGAACTAGTCAACATTCATTTGGTTTGTAAGAAGAATCCTTTTGATTATCAGCAGTATCTAAA GTTTTTGAAATCAGTCTTGCAGTATACTGAGAACTTGGTGACGTATACAAGCTCTGAGAAAAACAAGTGGGATGAAACCATGGAGCTTACAAACAAGGCTTTGATAAAAATAAGGGAAATCTGTGACAGAAAGCTAATGTTAATGCAGCTAGCTACATAA
- the DYNLT2 gene encoding dynein light chain Tctex-type protein 2, translated as MEKRSKMPKLPAASLEGGKRRQSLFDKDGMKGKRKQSHYEALGMVPLEEEHFSDSMKAKLLAFKANRTKIRYANTYRLEPRNKVRDYLVRDKAQAILTNRLQEAKYDGASSPSLCASISEEILKAVKALDFDRYKYVVSVLMVEKAGQAINVASRWVWDVQRDTWVSAKCETGTFIALALVMACYYD; from the exons ATGGAGAAGCGCTCCAAAATGCCGAAGCTCCCCGCCGCCAGCCTGGAGGGAGGAAAGCGGCGCCAGAGCCTGTTCGATAAAGACGGC atgaaaggaaaaaggaaacaatcaCATTATGAAGCTTTAGGTATGGTTCCACTGGAAGAAGAGCATTTTAGTGATTCAATGAAAGCTAAGCTATTGGCATTCAAAGCTAATAGAACAAAGATAAGATATGCTAATACATACAGATTGGAGCCACGTAATAAAGTTCGAGATTATTTAGTAAGAGACAAAGCTCAAGCGATACTAACG AATAGACTTCAAGAAGCCAAATACGATGGAGCTTCTAGTCCCTCCTTGTGTGCTTCAATCTCAGAAGAAATATTAAAGGCTGTGAAGGCATTGGACTTTGACCGTTATAAGTACGTGGTATCAGTACTAATGGTGGAAAAGGCAGGTCAGGCAATAAAT gtTGCCAGCAGATGGGTCTGGGATGTTCAAAGAGATACTTGGGTTTCAGCTAAATGTGAGACGGGAACATTTATTGCACTGGCTTTGGTAATGGCTTGTTATTATGACTAA